GCGAAGGTTCATCGAACGATCTCCTGAAAGTGAAATGCAGTAGCGCCGCCTTATTCGCGCGAAAGACGGCCACGGATGGGGCGCGCCCCACATTTCGTCAGTCTGTGAAGATCAGGCTTCGCCCGCCGCCTCCAGCCGCGCGATGCGGCGGTCCATGTCGGCGACCTGGTCCTTGAGCCGCTGCTTCTCGGAGGCCATGTCGACGGGCGTGCCGTCCTCATAGGTCAGTTGGGCGCCCTTCTCGATCAGGTCGAGACGATACAGGGCCGTGACGCGGGTCGCCTTGAACCGCTCCAGCTCGCCTTCCTTGGAAATGACGCGGGCCATGTCAGCGCGCCGCCACGACGATGACCTCGACCCGGTAGTCGGGCGTGGCCAGCTTCGCCTCGCAGGTGGCGCGGGCGGGCGGATGGGCCGGGTCGATCCAGGCGTCCCACACGGCGTTCATGGCCTCGAATTCGGCGATGTCGGCCAGCCAGACCTGGGCCGACAGGATCTTCGACTTGTCGCTGCCGCACTCGGCCAGCAGGACCTCGATCTCGGCCAGGGCGGTGCGCGTCTGGGCGGCGACGTCCTCGCCCGGCTCGCCGACCTGGCCAGCCAGATAGATGGTCTCGCCGTGGATCACGGCCTGGCTCATGCGGCGGTCGGGCTGGATGCGGGTGATCATGGCGGCTCCTTGGACTGGCGGCGGACTTAACGCGGCGACGCGGCCGCTCCAAGGGCAAACGCCGCACGGCCGCCGCCGCGACGTCTTCCTAAACGCAAAAAGCCGTGTCACAGGAAGCGCCATGGAAACGACCCGCATCGAGAACCGCATCGGCGTGCGCGCCTCGGCCGACCGCATCTGGGAGGTGCTGGCGGACCTGGGCGGCTGGAGCCGCTGGAACCCGCACGAGACCCAGGTGGAGGGCGCCCTGTCCTTCGGCGCCGCCATCACCCTGACCGAGGCCATCCCCGACCTGGGCGAACGCCGGGTCGAGGCGCGGCTGGGCGACTGGCAGCCCCTGTCGCAACTGATCTGGACCGAGCGCCGCGGCTTCCTGTTCAACGCCGTGCGCTACTATGAGATCGAGCAGCTGGAGCCCGGCAGTTGCATCGTCGCCAACGGCATGATCTTCACCGGCCTGCGCGGCGAACTGTTCCACGACAAGCACCGCGCCCGCATCCGCCCCGCCTATGAGGCCATCAACGCCGCCCTGAAGCAGGTCGCCGAAGAGGGCTGAGCAAACCCTCGCCCGATGGGAGAGGAAGGCCCTGAGCCGGCCTTCACCCGCCCTTGGTCATGTCCTGGATGTTGATGATGGCCGGGCCCAGGATGACCACGAACAGCACCGGCAGGAAGAACAGGATCATCGGCACGGTCAGCTTGGCCGGCAGGGCGGCCGCCTTCTTCTCGGCGGCGGCCAGGCGCAGGTCGCGGTTCTCCTTGGCCATGACGCGCAGGGCGGCGCCCAGGGGGGTGCCGTAGGTCTCGGCCTGGGTCATGGCCGTGGCCACGGCCTTGATGCCGGGATGCTGGGTGCGCTTGGCCATGCCCTCATAGGCCAGCCGACGATCGGGCAGATAGCTGAGCTCGGCCGACAGCAAGGACAGTTCCTCGGCCAGTTCGATCGACTGGCCGCCGACCTCCTGACTGACCTTCTGGATCGCCGCCTCGATCGACATGCCGGATTCCACGCAGATCAGCAGCAGATCGAGCGAGTCGGGGAAGGCGGCCACGATCGACTGGCGTCGCTTGTCGATCAGGTTCTTCAGATAGATGTTCGGCGCATAGAAGCCGACCCCCGCCGCCCCCACCACCAGGGCGATCTGGGTGGTCATGGGCAGGTCGGACTTCAGGATGCCGAAGAGATAGACAGCCGTCAGCGCCATCAGGATGAAGGGCGTGGCGAAGCGGAAGAAGTAGAAGGTGTTCAGCGGCCCCGGCCCGCGGAACCCGGCCTGGGCCATGTTCTCCGCCACCTTGGGGTCTTCTAGCAGCTTCATCAGGTTCAGCCGCTCGACGACGCGGCGGCGATAGCTGTCGTCGGTGTGGCGCAGGCTGGCGCCCTCGCCGCCCGGCGCGCCCCCGCGCATGGCCTGACGCGAGCGCCGGCGCAGCTCCTCGCGGCGCTGGGCCACGGCCTTCATCCGCTTGTCCAGCCGCGCCCCGCCGCCGACGAAGGAGGACAGCAGGGTCAGGACGCTGGCGAAGACGGCCACGCCCACGCCGATGCTCAGCAGGTTCTGCGGGTCGGTGATGAAACGCATGAAGCCGTTCACGGTCGTCGGCCCTTCCTCAGAACTTGAAGGAGATCATGCGCTTCATCACGAAGACGCCGAGCGCCATCCAGACGCCCGAGACCATCAGCATGACCTGGCCGCGCATATCGGTGAACATCAGCATCATGTAGCTGGGGCTGGACAGCAAGACGAGGATCATCACCGTCGGCGGCAGGGCCGCGATGATGCCCGCCGAGGCCACGGCCTCGGACGACAGGGCCTTGATCTTCTCGACCATCATCCGCCGGGCGCGCAGCACCGAGGTCAGGTTGCCGAGGGCCTCGGCCAGGTTGCCGCCGGACTTCTGCTGGATGGCGATGACGATGGCGAAGAATTTCAGCTCCGGCGTCGGCATGCGCTCGTACATCTTCTCCAGGGCCTGGGCGAGCGTCAGCCCCACCCCCAGGCCCTCAACCAGCAGGCGGAACTCCCCGGCCAGGGGCTCGGGGCTCTCGCGGGCGATGATCTTGAAGCAGTCGTGCACCGGCAGGCCGGTCTTGATGCCGCGCACCAGGATGTCGACGGAATCGGCGAAGGCCAGGGAGAATTTCTTCATCCGCGCCTTGGCCTTGAAACTGACGATCCAGCGCGGCAGGCCCAGGCCCGCGGCCACGCCGACGCCCAGAACCAGGACGATGTTGGCCCCCAGGACGAAGGCCAGCAGCGCCCCGACCAGGCCCGAGACCGCGCTGATGATGACGAAGGTCCGCACCGACAGGCCCAGCCCCGCCTGCTTCAGGCGGGCGCTCATGGTCATGCGCGCCTTGCGCTCGCGCCGATCGACCTCCTGAAGCTGCAGCAGGATCTGCTTGCGCCGGGCCTCTGGCGTATTGGCCGCGGCCGCGCGCTTGGCCGCCGCGGCCGTTTCCGTCGCCGCACCGCCCAGGGTCTTGGCCCGCTTGACCGCCTGGCCCGAAGAGTCGTCGCCGCCGACCAGCACCCAGCCCACGCCGCCGATGGTGATGAAGGCGAGAACCGCCGCCAGGATGGGAAGCAGCATCCGCCCTACTCCGCCGCGTCCAGGGCCTCGGCCAGTTCCCGCTCCAGCCCATAGTAGCGGGCGCGGTCCCAGAAGCGCGGGCGGGCGATGCCGGTCGAACGGTGGCGGCCGGTGATCTTGCCGTGCGCGTCCTCGCCGGTGATGTCGTAGACGAACAGGTCCTGGGTGACGATGACGTCGCCCTCCAGCCCCACGACCTCGGTGATGTGTGTGATGCGGCGGCTGCCGTCGCGCAGACGGGCGGCCTGGACGATGACGTCGACCGAGCCGACGATCATCTCGCGGATGGTCTTGGACGGCAGGCCGTAGCCGCCCATGGTGATCATGGACTCCAGACGACTGATCGCCTCGCGCGGGCTGTTGGCGTGCAGCGTGCCCATCGAGCCGTCGTGGCCCGTGTTCATGGCCTGCAGCAGGTCGAAGGCCTCGGGGCCGCGCACCTCGCCGACGATGATGCGTTCGGGGCGCATCCGCAGGCAGTTCTTCACCAGGTCGCGCATGGTGATCTGGCCCTGGCCCTCCAGGTTCGGCGGGCGGGTTTCGAGCCTGACCACGTGCGGCTGCTGCAGCTGCAGCTCGGCGGCGTCCTCGCAGGTGATGACGCGCTCGGTCGGGTCGATGAAGGCGGTCAGGGTGTTCAGCAGGGTCGTCTTGCCCGAGCCGGTGCCGCCCGAGATGACGAGGTTGCAGCGCGCCGCGCCGATGACCCCCAGGACGCGCGCCCCTTCCGGACTGATGGAGTTGAACTCCACCAGGTTGCGCATCGTCAGCTTGTCCTTCTTGAACTTCCGGATCGTCAGCGTCGGGCCGTCGATGGCCAGGGGCGGGGCGATGACGTTGACGCGGCTGCCGTCGGGCAGGCGGGCGTCGCAGATGGGGCTGGCCTCGTCGACGCGGCGGCCCACCTGGGACACGATCCGCTGGCAGATGTTCATCAGCTGGCCGTTGTCGCGGAAACGGACGTTGGTCAGCTGCACCTTGCCGCCGACCTCGATGAACACCCGACCCGCGCCGTTGACCATGATGTCGGCGATGTCGTCGCGCGCCAGCAGCGGCTCCAGCGGCCCATAGCCGAGGACGTCGTTGAGGATGTCCTGAACCAGGTTCTCCTGCTCGGCCACCGACATGGAGACGTTCTTGATCGCCACCAGTTCGGAGACGATGTCGCGGATCTCCTCCGACGCCGCCTTCTGGTCCAGCTGCGCCAGCTGGGCCAGGTCGATGGTGTTCATCAGGGCGTTGAAGATGGTGGTCTTGGTCGCGTGGTAATAGTCGCTCTGCTCGCGCACGATCTCGGCGACGGCCTGGGCCTTCTTCAGTTGCTCCAGGCCGGGCGTGGCGCGCGGGCCGGCGCCCGAACCGCCCGCCGAGGGCGACGGCTCGGCCGGGCGTCCGATCAGGCCGTCCAGCGCGTCCAGCCGGTCGCTGCGCGGCGCGGCGGCGGGCGCCGCCAGAGGGTCGAGGTCTTCGGCCGAGAAGCCGTCCACCGGCTCGGGCGCGCGGCGCGCGGCCGGCTCCGGCGCCGGGGCCGGCCGGGGCGCGGCGGGGGCCAGGCCCGGTTGCGCTGTCCGCTTGCCGAACACGGCCTCAGCGCTTCTTGCTGAACAGGGAGGCGAACAGGGAGGCGCCCCCGGCGGCCTTGGCGGGCGCGGCCCTGACGCGGCCCGGGGCCGCGGGCATTTCGCGACGCGAGACGATCTGGGCCAGGGTCTCGAAGGCCTCGGCCGCCTTGGTCTTGGCCGCCGAATCCAGCACCATCTGGCCGTTGTTGGCCGCCACGCCGAACACCTTGGCGTCGAAGGGGATGCTGAGGCTGGGATGGACCCCCAGGGCCGCGCCGAAGTCCTTGGCCGGGATCTCGGGCCGTCCGGGCACGCCCACCTGGTTCAGCACCAGTCGCGGCGGGGCGTCGTTGGGGCGGCCCTGCTTGATCAGGTCGATCATGTTCTTGGCGTTGCGCAGCGAAGCCAGGTCCGGCGTCGCCACCACCACCACCTCGTCGGCCGCGATCAGCGCCCGGCGCATCCAGCCCGACCACAGGTGTGGCAGGTCCAGGACCACGAAGGGCGCGGTGGCGCGGATGCGGCTAGTGACCTCCTCGAAGGCCTCGGCGCCGATGTCCCAGTCGGTCTCGAGGCTGGCGGGGGCGGCGAACAGGCTCAGCTTGTCGGTGCAGCGGACCATCATCCGGTCCAGCAGGGTGGCGTCCAGACGGTCGGGCTGGCTCAGGGCGTCGGCCACCCCGCCCAGGGGGTCCTGGTTGAAGTCCAGCCCGGCGGTGCCGAACGGCAGGTCGTAGTCGACGATGACGGTGTTGACGCCGATCCGCTCGCTCATCGCATAGGCGGTGTTGTGGGCCACGGCCGAGGCCCCGGCCCCGCCCCGCGCGCCGACGAAGGCGATGGTGCGTCCGACGAAGGGCTGGGCCGGGTCGGCGAACAGGCCGCCGATGGCCGCGATCAGCTGCAACGGCTGGACCGGCGCCACCAGGTATTCGCTGACGCCCCGCCGCATCAGCTCACGGAAAAGCAGGATGTCATTGGTCGCGCCGATGATGACCACCTTGGTCCCCGCGTCGCAGACCTCGGCCAGCTGGTCGATCTCCCACAGGAGATGCTGCGGGTCCTTCAGGCTCTCGACGACGATCAGGGGCGGCGTCGGCTCGGACTGATAGGCCTCGATCGCGGCCTGCACCCCGCCCAGACGGATCTGGGTGGTGGCCCGGGCCATGCGCCGGTCCTGGCCGGCCCGCTCTGCGGCGGCGGCCGTGTCCTGGCGCTCGGCGAAGACATGGACGCCGATGCGCGGGATCGACACCTCCAGCGACGCCGGGCCGGCCAGGGACAGGCCGGACGGCGCCGCCGACACCGGGGCCGCGAAGGACGCCGCGACCTCGACCGGCGCCAGATCGATCACCGGCGGCGCGGCCTCGACAACCATCGGGGCGGAGCTCGGCGCGTCCAGCGGGGCGGCGTTGATCGCCGTCTCGGTCTCGGCCAGCAGGCGTCCGACCGGATCATAGGGGGCGGCCGGACGATCCTCCGTCACCTCCTCCAGGGCGGGGGGCGCCGGGTCCACGGCCGCGGGCGCGGCGGGCGCGGCGGCCGGCTGAAGGTCGAGGAACTCGTCCTCCAGGTCGAAACCGTCCAGGACGTCGAAATCCTGAGTGGAATAGGGTTTGGACATGATCGTCATTCCACGGCCCGCGAAATTCGCGTCTGCGTCAGCAGGGCCTCACGCTGGGCGGCCGTCTGCTCGCCCGATCGATAGGCGTCGAACACCACCGACCGGCGCCCCGCGTCGGCCGGAGCCAGGGCGCGCGGCGCGACGATGTCGCGCGGGTCGGCGATCTGGGCGGCCAGGTTGGCGGTGACGGCGCAGCCGAAGTTGGCGGACGACTGATTGTCGCCGGTGCGGCTCAGATTGCCCCATTGGGTCCCGCACTGGGGCACGACGGCGCGCACGGTCTCGAAGCCCGCCAGCACCGGCGCCCGGGGGGCGGGGGCCGCATAGCCGGTCATCCGGATGCGGTCGGCGGGCACGCCCGCCGCCTCCAGCGCCGCCTTGACGCCCCAGGCCGCGCGGGCGGCTGCGGGGTCGTCGCCGGCCGGCGCCTCGACCACCAGGGCCGGGGCCCCTTCCAGGGCGAAACGCGCGGCCAGGGCGTCCAGGGCCGCGCGCTGATTGGCCGACAGGCCGGTTTCGTGCACCGCCAGGGCGATGCGGTCCAGGCCGGGCTCGACCTCGAGGACGAAGCGCGACGCCGGGGTCAGCGGCGGCTCGCCGCCCAGGCTGGCCGGGCCGCCGGCGCAGGCCGACAGCGTCAGGCTCAGTCCCAGGACGGCGGCGGAGAGGGATGCGGTGCGGATCATGGCGCTCACTCGATCACATAGCCGACGGGGCCCCGCCATCCGGCGCCCGGCTGGGCGGTCGGGGCGGGCGATCCATAGACCTGGTTCAGCTGGCCGAAGAAGATGGTCTCGGCGTCCTGGGCGATGCGCAGCCCGTCGGCGGGCGTCTGCATCCGGCCCGGCGAGGTCGGGGTGACGATGTAGGGCTCGACGATGACCACCAGCTCGGTCTCGCCCATCAGATAGTCGCGCGAGCGGAACAGCTGGCCCAGCACCGGCAGATTGGTCATGCCGGGCAGGGAGTCGATCGCCTGGCGCGTCGATTCCTGCAACAGGCCGGCGATCATCATCGATCCGCCCGAGGGCAGTTCGATGGTGTTCTCGCTGCGCCGCACCGTCAGGCCGGGCAGGGAGATGGAGGCCGGGGTGCCCGCGCCGATGGTCAGGCCGCCCTGGGGCGTCAGCTCGGACACCTCGACCTTGACCTGCAGGCTGATGCGGCCCTCGGACAGGACCACCGGCCGGAACGCCAGGGCCACGCCGTAGGGCTTGTATTCGACCGAGATCTGGCCGTCGCGGTCGCGCCCCGTGGGCACGGGGAACTCGCCCCCGGCCAGGAAGCTGGCGGCCTCGCCGTTGACCGACGTCAGGTTGGGTTCGGCCAGCATCCGCACCAGGCCGACGCGCTCGAAGGCCTTGAGCAGGGCCTCGCCCTTGTTCAGCCCGTCGGAGCCGGGACCGGTGCCGGGCTGGGCCGTGTCCCAGTTGGACGGGTCGCCGGGGCGGCCGTCGACGGTGACGGGGCACAGGGCGTCCTGCGGCCAGCCGGCGCCGCACGGGACCTGCATCTGGAAATTCTTGGTGGTGTCGCGGGCGACGCCGCCGCTGATCCCGCCCAGCAGGGCGCCGTTGACGCCCCAGGTGGCGGCGTTGCCCAGCAGCCATTGGGTGTCGCCGACCCGGCCGATCACCGCCTGGGTGTCGAAGCCCAGCTGCTTGATGGCGCTGCGCTGCACCTCGACCACGCGGACCTTCAGTGTCACCTGGTCCGAGCCGGCGACGGCGATCATGTTCATGACCTTCTCGGGGGCGCTGACGAAGGCGCGGGCCACCTGGGCGGCGCGGTCGGCCTCGGCCGGGCTGGCGGCCACGCCGGTCAGGATGATGCTGTCGTTGACTGCCTCGGCGCGCACGGTCGAGCCGGGAACGACCCGGCTCAGCGTGTCCTGCAGGGCGCTGACGCCCGCGTCGACGCGGACCCGAAGCGTCAGAATGGTGCGCCCGGCGGCGTCCAGGAAGACGGCGTCCGTCTCGCCGCCCGCCATGCCGACCATGGTGATCCGCCGCGGCGAATGCAGCACGGCCTCGGCCACGGTGGGGTTGGAGATGATGACGTCGCGCGCATCGGCCGGCAGGTCGACGGCGAAGGAGGTCCCGCGCGGAAGGTTGACCATCTGGGGCGCCGCGCCCGCGGCGACGGCCGTGCGGGTCTGAGCCCGCGCCGCGTCCAGCGATGCGGAGCCGCCCAGGGCGATCAGGGCGGCGCAGGCGGCGACGACGAAACGATTCATGCCTGAAATCCTCATGGAACCGCCACCGCCTCGGCCTGACCCTCGCGATAGACGCGCACCACGCCGCCTCCGCCCGCCGCGCCCGTCGCCCCGCCGCCGCGTCGGACGGCGCCGGGCACATGGCCCGACGGTCCGGCCGTGTCGGCGTAGGAGCGCAGCACCAGGGACAGCTCGCCCTCGGACTTGGCCAGGGCCAGGACCTCGGCGTCGCGGCCGGTCAGCTCCAGGGTCGCGGTGGCGCCGACCACGGCCTTCTCGTCCTGGGCCGCGCGGGTGCTCTGGTCGATGGCCAGGACCTTGACGTTGCGCATCACGGTGGCGGCGGCGAACTTCGTTCCGCCCTCGTCGCCCGAGGCGGACTTGATCTCGCGCGTCAGCAGGACGTCGACCCGGTCGCCCGGCAGGATGAAGCCGCCGGCGGCGGTCTCGACGGTCACGCGAATGGCCATGGCCCGCATGCCGGGCTCCAGATAGGCGGCCATGTAGCCGCTGTCCCCGGCGCGCACGATCTTGCGCGCCACCAGGGGCTCCCCGGCCAGGATGGGTTCGCGCACCACGGCGCCGACGTAGTCGGCCTTGGCGCCCGGCGCATTGAGGACCGCGACGGCCTTCATGGCCCGGTCCACGGCGCCCGCCTTGGCGTCCGTGGGCTGGGCGTCGGCAGACTTGCCGCCCTCAGCGGCGGCCTCGGCCTTGGGCGGGGTCGCGCCGTCGGTGATGAAGAGGGGGTTGAGCTCGTCGACCGGCCAGTCCTTCCAGCTCAGGTCCGCGTCGGCCAGGCGACGCCCGGGCTCTAGGTCGCGCGCGGCGACCAGAACCTTGGCCATGGGGCGCGTCTCGACGGCGGCGGCCGCAGTCGCGCCGGGCTGCCCCGACGGCGAGCCCATGGCGCGCACGACCAGGGCCAGGCCGATGGCGGCGAGGGCGGCGATGCAGATGACGGCGATCTTGGCGGGCTTCATCGACGATCTCCGGCAGAGACGACCGACGCCGATCCGGCTGCCCGTCCCCTGCCGTTAAGAATTATGGGGGAGCGAGGTTAACGCGTCCCTAAGCGGGACACGGCCTTCTGCAGCGACGTTTCAGCCCGCAACGAAGACCGCCATCAGCGGGCTGGACGGGTAGGCCAGCAAGGCCCCGACGGCGATGGCGACGCCGTAGGGAATGTCGCCCTTGGGTTGCATCAGCCGCATGACCCAGCCGGGGCCGGTCTGGGCGAGGAGCGGCAGACGGCTGCGCGCGGCCATCAGCAGCAGGCAGAAGCCGCCGCCCGCCAGGGCCGTATAGAGGAGGAAGGGCAGACCGCCCGAGACGCCCATCCACAGCACCGAGGCGGCCAGAAGCTTGGCGTCGCCGCCGCCGATCCAGTTCAGGGCGAACATCCCGGCGCCCACGGCCAAGGCGGCGACCGCCAGCCCGACCGAAGCCCCGACCATGGAGAGCGGCAGGCCCAGCGCCAGAGCCGCCGGAAAGAAGCCGAGGATAAGCAGACCCGAAATCCAGTTCGGAATCTTCATCGTCGTCAGATCATGAAGCGCCGCCACGATGGCCAGCACGGGCAGGACGGCGAGCGGGACGATCGAAAGTTCGGTCATGACGCCATTGCAGGACAGACGACTTAAGATCAGGTTTCCAGTCGGCTGCGCTCAAGCTTCCGCCCTGCGCCTCAATTGAAATCGGCCGGTGCGTCGCCGCACCGGCCGATCCTCAAGCGTTACACGCCTGACTATTACATGCCTTGTTCGATGGTCTCGAAGGTGCCCTTGAGCTTGTCGCCCAGAGCGCCGACAGCGACGATGATGACGACGGCGATCAGGGCGGCGATCAGGCCGTATTCGATGGCCGTGGCGCCGGATTCGTCTTTGGCGAAGCGCGTGATGAAGTTACGCATGATGTGTCTTCCTTCTGTTGTAAGCGAGCAACTGGTCCACCATTCAGGGCCACCGGCTTTGCCCGCTTGACCCCCGTTTGCATGGGGACGATGCGGCGAAGTCCATTAAGGGCGAGTAAAGCCCAAAACGGCGGGGCAAAAAATTGATGGTTACTTCTACGTTTACTACGATGAAGACTTCCGTGGACGCGGCTCGGTGGAATTTCAGGTTTTCTTGACCTTTCGGCCTCAGGTTCGGGTTCGGCGCTCGCGCGCGCCTGTTCTGAACGCCCACGGAGGCCTCGCATGCGCCAGACCGCTCTCTTCTCCGCCGGACTCGTCGCGGCCCTGGCGCTCGGGCTCGCCGCGCCCGCCCTGGCCCAGGAGCGCCCCCTGGACGTGCAGATCGACCAGGCGACGCGGGTGCAGCTGCGCGCCCCGGCGAGTTCGGTGATCGTCGCCAATCCGCGCATCGCCGACGTCACCGTGACGGACGCCCACACCCTGTTCATCACCGGCAAGAGCTATGGCGTCACCCAGGTCATCGCCGTCGACGCCCTGGGCCGCCCCCTGTTCCAGCGCCAGGTGGTGGTCGGCCCCGGTTCGACCGGATCGGTTCGCGTCTGGCGCGGCGGAGACGCGACCGAGGTCGCCTGCGGAACCCGCTGCGCCCCCGCCGCGCGTCCCGCCACGGCGCCCTGATCGCCATGCGCGGGGGCCTGGACCTGAAGCGCCGCCGCCGCGAGGGCTCCACCGCGGTGGAGTTCGCCATGGTGGCCCTGCCCTTCTTCCTGCTGCTGTTCGGCATCCTGGAGATCGGCCTGCTGCTGCTGGTCGACGCCCTGGCCGAGACCGCCGTTTCCGACGCCGGACGCCAGGTCCGCACCGGCCAGGCCCAGGAGCTGAAGCTCAAGCCCGAGGACATCAAGGCGCGGTTGTGCGCCAATATGAGCGTCTTCGCGGCCGACTGCCCCAACCGCGCCTTCATCGACATCCGCGTGGTCGACGACTTCTCCGACCCGGTGGCGCCCGATCCCCTGGCGTCCGGCCTGTTCGATCCGTCGGTGCTTCGCTATCAGCCCGGCGGGCCCGGCGACCGGGTGCTGGTCCGCGTCTGGTACGAACAGCCCATCATCACCCCCTTCATCGCCCAGGCCCTGTCGCGCACCACCGACCATCGGGTGATGCTGACCACCACCCTGGCCTTCCGCAACGAGCCCTATCAATGAGGCGCCCCGCCCTCTTCGGTCTCCTGGGCCGGCTGGCCGGCGACCGACGCGGCGTCTCGGCGGTCGAGTTCGCCCTGCTCGCGCCGGTGATGATCCTGATCTATTTCGGCCTGGTCGAGTTCTGCCAGGGCTATATGGCCGAGCGCCGGTCCGGCCACGCCGCCTCCGTGGTGGCCGACCTGGTGGCCCAGTCGGGCGGGACCTCGCGCCTGGACCTGGACCGCACCTTCGCGGTGGGCGACACCATCATGCGCCCCTTCTCGGCCGCGCCCCTGTCCATCCGGGTGTCCAGCGTCACCGTGGACGCGCGCGGCGTGGCCACCGTCCAGTGGAGCCGCGCCAACGACCGCAACCTGACCCGCCGCGCCCCGCTCTCTGTGGTGGCCGACCTGCCCCCGGGCCTGATCTCGACGGGCGAGACCCTGATCCTGGGCGAGACCGAATACGCCTATCGATCCATCTTCGCCCAGGCCCTTCCCAGGAGCGTCACCTTCCGGCGCAGCTATTACCTGCGCCCGCGCACCACCGACCGGATCGCCTGCGCAGACTGCCCCGCCTGACCCCGACGCCCTAGCCGACCAGCGCCTCCTTCAGCGCGCGGATCTTGGCCTCGGTCTCCAGCCGCTCGGCGCGCGGATCGCTGTCGGCGACGATCCCCGCCCCGGCCAGGGCGCGCCAGCGCCAGCCGGCCGCCTCCCGCTCGAACGCCGCCGTGCGGATCAGGACCGAGGCCGTCAGCCGCGCCTCGCCGCCCAGGTCCAGTCCGAACAGTGAGCCGCACCACGGCCCGCGCGGCGGCTCGTGCCCCGCGATCACCTTCATAGCCTGATGCTTGGGCGCGCCGGTAATCGAGCCGGGCGGAAAGGCGGCCTCCAGAACCTCGGCCGGGCCCACGCCCTCGGCCGCCTGGGCCGTGATCGTCGAGACCAGGTGATGCACCGTCGGATGGCTCTCCAGTTCGAACAGCCGTTCGACCCGGACCGAGCCCGGCCGCGCCGCCCGCGCCAGGTCGTTGCGCATCAGGTCGACGATCATCAGGTTCTCGGCCCGGTCCTTGGCGCTGGCGGCCAGTTCCGCCGCCAGGGCGGCGTCGCGCGCCGGGTCGGGGTCGCGCGGACGGGTGCCCTTGATCGGCCGGGTCTCGATGCGGCCGCTGTGGCCGCCGAAAGTCAGGAACAGTTCGGGCGAGTTGGACACCAGCGCCCGCATCCCCAGCCGCCAGAAGGCGCCGTAGGCCGCGCCCCGTCCCGCGGACAGCCGCAGGAAGACCTCGAAGGGGTCA
The nucleotide sequence above comes from Brevundimonas naejangsanensis. Encoded proteins:
- a CDS encoding anthranilate synthase component I family protein; this translates as MSDRLSALPVIHVETHPWREPLAMAAGLNRREGALALLAGAGDPTAHGGRWSFVACEPDRVFVGRADDAAPFALLRDPAYAGGGVVGLMSYDAGARPATGERGGGWPDLMLARYPALLAFDHRARRVRAIGRGADAEAARFQAERAAAWLDEAVSAGSPSPPSVRADEEGSGAAYEAAVADVVARIGAGELFQANIARAWAGRLDPGRDPFEVFLRLSAGRGAAYGAFWRLGMRALVSNSPELFLTFGGHSGRIETRPIKGTRPRDPDPARDAALAAELAASAKDRAENLMIVDLMRNDLARAARPGSVRVERLFELESHPTVHHLVSTITAQAAEGVGPAEVLEAAFPPGSITGAPKHQAMKVIAGHEPPRGPWCGSLFGLDLGGEARLTASVLIRTAAFEREAAGWRWRALAGAGIVADSDPRAERLETEAKIRALKEALVG
- a CDS encoding TadE/TadG family type IV pilus assembly protein encodes the protein MRRPALFGLLGRLAGDRRGVSAVEFALLAPVMILIYFGLVEFCQGYMAERRSGHAASVVADLVAQSGGTSRLDLDRTFAVGDTIMRPFSAAPLSIRVSSVTVDARGVATVQWSRANDRNLTRRAPLSVVADLPPGLISTGETLILGETEYAYRSIFAQALPRSVTFRRSYYLRPRTTDRIACADCPA
- a CDS encoding pilus assembly protein N-terminal domain-containing protein; its protein translation is MRQTALFSAGLVAALALGLAAPALAQERPLDVQIDQATRVQLRAPASSVIVANPRIADVTVTDAHTLFITGKSYGVTQVIAVDALGRPLFQRQVVVGPGSTGSVRVWRGGDATEVACGTRCAPAARPATAP
- a CDS encoding Flp family type IVb pilin, with amino-acid sequence MRNFITRFAKDESGATAIEYGLIAALIAVVIIVAVGALGDKLKGTFETIEQGM
- a CDS encoding TadE/TadG family type IV pilus assembly protein; translated protein: MRGGLDLKRRRREGSTAVEFAMVALPFFLLLFGILEIGLLLLVDALAETAVSDAGRQVRTGQAQELKLKPEDIKARLCANMSVFAADCPNRAFIDIRVVDDFSDPVAPDPLASGLFDPSVLRYQPGGPGDRVLVRVWYEQPIITPFIAQALSRTTDHRVMLTTTLAFRNEPYQ
- the cpaB gene encoding Flp pilus assembly protein CpaB, coding for MKPAKIAVICIAALAAIGLALVVRAMGSPSGQPGATAAAAVETRPMAKVLVAARDLEPGRRLADADLSWKDWPVDELNPLFITDGATPPKAEAAAEGGKSADAQPTDAKAGAVDRAMKAVAVLNAPGAKADYVGAVVREPILAGEPLVARKIVRAGDSGYMAAYLEPGMRAMAIRVTVETAAGGFILPGDRVDVLLTREIKSASGDEGGTKFAAATVMRNVKVLAIDQSTRAAQDEKAVVGATATLELTGRDAEVLALAKSEGELSLVLRSYADTAGPSGHVPGAVRRGGGATGAAGGGGVVRVYREGQAEAVAVP
- a CDS encoding A24 family peptidase, yielding MTELSIVPLAVLPVLAIVAALHDLTTMKIPNWISGLLILGFFPAALALGLPLSMVGASVGLAVAALAVGAGMFALNWIGGGDAKLLAASVLWMGVSGGLPFLLYTALAGGGFCLLLMAARSRLPLLAQTGPGWVMRLMQPKGDIPYGVAIAVGALLAYPSSPLMAVFVAG
- a CDS encoding type II and III secretion system protein family protein, producing MNRFVVAACAALIALGGSASLDAARAQTRTAVAAGAAPQMVNLPRGTSFAVDLPADARDVIISNPTVAEAVLHSPRRITMVGMAGGETDAVFLDAAGRTILTLRVRVDAGVSALQDTLSRVVPGSTVRAEAVNDSIILTGVAASPAEADRAAQVARAFVSAPEKVMNMIAVAGSDQVTLKVRVVEVQRSAIKQLGFDTQAVIGRVGDTQWLLGNAATWGVNGALLGGISGGVARDTTKNFQMQVPCGAGWPQDALCPVTVDGRPGDPSNWDTAQPGTGPGSDGLNKGEALLKAFERVGLVRMLAEPNLTSVNGEAASFLAGGEFPVPTGRDRDGQISVEYKPYGVALAFRPVVLSEGRISLQVKVEVSELTPQGGLTIGAGTPASISLPGLTVRRSENTIELPSGGSMMIAGLLQESTRQAIDSLPGMTNLPVLGQLFRSRDYLMGETELVVIVEPYIVTPTSPGRMQTPADGLRIAQDAETIFFGQLNQVYGSPAPTAQPGAGWRGPVGYVIE